The Onychomys torridus chromosome 4, mOncTor1.1, whole genome shotgun sequence genome includes a window with the following:
- the Urm1 gene encoding ubiquitin-related modifier 1, with translation MAAPLCVEVEFGGGAELLFDGVKKHQITLPEQEGPWDIRNLLVWIKKNLLKERPELFIQGESVRPGILVLINDADWELLGELDYQLQDQDSILFISTLHGG, from the exons ATGGCGGCCCCCTTGTGTGTGGAGGTGGAGTTCGG AGGTGGTGCAGAGCTCCTCTTTGATGGAGTCAAAAAACATCAGATTACCTTGCCTGAGCAAGAGGGACCTT GGGACATCCGGAACCTCCTTGTCTGGATCAAGAAGAACTTGCTCAAAGAGCGGCCAGAGCTGTTCATCCagggagagagtgt GCGGCCAGGAATTCTGGTGTTGATTAATGATGCCGACTGGGAACTGCTG GGGGAGCTGGACTACCAGCTGCAAGACCAGGACAGCATCCTCTTCATCTCCACACTGCACGGCGGCTGA